One window from the genome of Candidatus Leptovillus gracilis encodes:
- a CDS encoding glycosyltransferase family 39 protein: MVELTLAMVTLLTAVSLAILTALLLGALRRQRLMAAAAPAADTRWLRLLGALAWVGYGHYLLARREAVFGPFLWAEPLNSRLRLDLVNLDNVVVGVPLLLAGALLFASAARYAPWFVKDPPLADWPPGGGWPPGGGWQAWEWATAVLLLLGTAVLLLARQTGWLPVGLWLVALLLLTRQFWLHDRQAGLDLSLRLARADKVWLLWLLLVGLIVGAAYLQDIPARMIGDEGSFWEAARAIAIGQHRPSFFDLGVYTFPMAGTYWQAAVLRLFGLSVWSWRFASVLAGVLAVVPLYVLGREWFGRATAVVASLVMLFSPYFLAFARLGYNNSQALLPVTLALCFASLGIRRASLFYFYLAGVAAGLGFYTYTAARLGLIVLVGLVLFLWARRDISWRRGLIILATVGLAFAVMVLPYWLFGTTNPNKAEPYKLWESLFFNVFYGRTFFTDEELFRFAGPLQIGYQELFFQPLIYARLLLRGMVRSLLAFNSPFLGGEEHFVETGLAGGLLSGAFLVLGSALALRGWRRRRFALPLLWFAAGLFFLSAANTLPPRHTHLVSIIPVVALLVAVGLVAWTAVFAESLARYFVVVNEAWWRRGALTLCLVVIIVAGWGHYVAELARKYPANWEQAVAWTAVRLQDTPDLSLVYVETTPQHHDIAYMVWSNMVTLRYENIPSTAVWSEPPFLLRAGRVLAFIPAQEGQAQALAAQTARFVPEALPVVAVTGEHGDVWGYVVGNVPLPVPPEVTLCGALRSVWASPAGGVALFLALLLLWQLVRLAQEVGPVRWRFSRHARPSDKKADAAAGIARYHIGFDLEIEVRRWRE; the protein is encoded by the coding sequence GTGGTTGAGTTGACGCTGGCGATGGTGACGCTGCTAACGGCCGTCAGTCTGGCCATCCTCACTGCACTGCTGTTGGGGGCGCTGCGCCGACAGCGGTTGATGGCGGCTGCGGCCCCAGCCGCCGATACCCGCTGGCTGCGCCTGTTGGGGGCGCTGGCCTGGGTAGGCTACGGCCATTATTTGCTGGCGCGGCGCGAGGCGGTGTTTGGGCCATTCTTGTGGGCCGAACCACTGAACAGCCGTCTGCGTTTGGACCTGGTGAACCTGGATAACGTGGTGGTCGGCGTACCGCTGCTGCTGGCTGGGGCGCTGCTGTTTGCCAGCGCGGCGCGTTATGCGCCCTGGTTCGTAAAAGACCCGCCCCTGGCCGATTGGCCGCCCGGTGGCGGTTGGCCGCCTGGCGGCGGTTGGCAGGCGTGGGAATGGGCGACGGCCGTTTTGTTGCTGCTGGGTACGGCCGTTTTGTTGTTGGCGCGGCAAACCGGCTGGCTGCCAGTCGGCTTGTGGTTGGTGGCGCTGCTGCTGCTGACCCGCCAATTCTGGCTGCACGATCGGCAGGCCGGCTTAGACCTGTCGCTGCGTCTGGCGCGGGCGGATAAAGTGTGGCTGCTCTGGCTGCTGCTGGTTGGCCTCATCGTAGGCGCGGCCTATTTGCAGGACATTCCGGCGCGGATGATCGGCGACGAGGGTTCCTTTTGGGAGGCAGCGCGGGCCATTGCCATAGGGCAGCATCGGCCGTCGTTTTTCGATTTAGGCGTCTATACGTTCCCCATGGCCGGGACGTATTGGCAGGCGGCCGTGCTGCGCTTGTTTGGCCTGAGCGTGTGGAGTTGGCGTTTTGCCTCGGTGCTGGCCGGGGTGTTGGCAGTTGTGCCGCTGTATGTGTTGGGGCGGGAGTGGTTTGGCCGGGCAACGGCCGTTGTCGCCAGCCTTGTCATGTTGTTCAGTCCCTATTTCCTGGCCTTTGCCCGTCTGGGTTACAACAATTCCCAGGCGCTGCTGCCGGTGACTTTGGCGCTGTGCTTCGCCTCGTTGGGCATTCGGCGCGCCAGCCTGTTTTATTTTTACCTGGCGGGCGTGGCCGCCGGACTGGGCTTTTACACTTACACGGCGGCACGGTTGGGACTTATTGTATTGGTCGGTTTGGTCTTGTTTTTATGGGCGCGGCGGGACATCTCCTGGCGGCGCGGCCTGATTATCCTGGCGACGGTGGGGCTGGCTTTTGCGGTGATGGTGCTGCCCTATTGGCTGTTCGGGACGACCAACCCCAACAAGGCGGAACCGTATAAGCTGTGGGAAAGCCTGTTCTTTAATGTGTTTTACGGCCGTACCTTTTTCACCGATGAGGAACTGTTTCGTTTTGCCGGGCCGCTGCAAATTGGCTATCAGGAGTTGTTTTTCCAACCGCTCATTTACGCCAGACTGCTGCTGCGGGGCATGGTGCGCTCGCTGCTGGCGTTTAACTCCCCCTTTTTGGGTGGCGAAGAGCATTTTGTCGAAACGGGGTTAGCCGGTGGTCTGCTGTCTGGCGCGTTTTTGGTGTTGGGCAGCGCGTTGGCGCTGCGTGGTTGGCGGCGGCGGCGATTTGCGCTGCCGCTGCTGTGGTTTGCTGCCGGGCTGTTCTTTTTGAGCGCAGCCAACACCCTGCCGCCACGTCATACCCATCTGGTGTCGATCATTCCGGTGGTGGCTTTGTTGGTGGCGGTGGGGCTGGTGGCGTGGACGGCCGTATTTGCCGAATCGCTGGCCCGTTATTTTGTGGTGGTCAACGAGGCCTGGTGGCGGCGCGGGGCGCTGACGCTGTGCCTGGTTGTCATCATCGTGGCCGGTTGGGGGCACTACGTTGCTGAATTGGCGCGTAAGTATCCGGCCAATTGGGAGCAGGCGGTGGCCTGGACGGCCGTGCGCCTGCAAGATACACCTGATCTGAGCCTGGTTTATGTGGAAACCACGCCGCAGCATCACGACATCGCCTATATGGTATGGTCCAACATGGTGACGCTGAGGTATGAGAATATCCCCAGTACGGCCGTATGGTCCGAACCGCCTTTCTTGTTGCGCGCAGGGCGCGTGTTGGCCTTTATCCCGGCGCAAGAAGGTCAGGCGCAGGCGTTGGCCGCGCAAACCGCCAGGTTTGTGCCAGAAGCCCTGCCGGTGGTGGCAGTAACCGGAGAGCATGGCGACGTGTGGGGCTATGTGGTGGGTAATGTGCCCCTGCCTGTCCCGCCGGAAGTGACGCTCTGTGGGGCGCTGCGCTCTGTGTGGGCTTCCCCGGCGGGCGGTGTGGCGCTGTTTTTGGCATTGCTGCTGCTGTGGCAGCTTGTCCGGCTGGCCCAAGAAGTGGGGCCGGTGCGCTGGCGTTTTTCCCGTCACGCGCGCCCGTCCGACAAAAAAGCCGACGCGGCGGCGGGCATCGCCCGTTACCACATCGGCTTTGATTTAGAGATTGAAGTGCGACGGTGGCGGGAGTGA
- a CDS encoding Ppx/GppA family phosphatase codes for MATLAESTTQRIAIIDLGSNTARMVVMSAIPGFAYHLDDEIREVVRLREGMTAQGLSDTAVARALFTLRLFKRFCDSSRVDLIIPTATSAVREAENGPRFVEQVEREIGLSLRILDGQQEAYYGVLGVLNEVPLNKGYVVDIGGGSAQVSEVRERRFKQGQSFPLGALALTERFVSDPEAPMKPAELTAVRAEIQTHLDTLPWLSPLSGEQMLVGLGGTLRNLASMAAARQQYPLNTLHGFRLQRADLDKSIELLATLPLRKRQKLAGLSSDRADIILPGALVIQAIMAQVGAETVTISVNGLREGLFCEHFWQHLAYPVVDNVRRYGVLNMARTYRYDKRHASHVRFLAGRLFNQLAPLCGYGPAERELLEAAALLHDIGTVISYYDHHQHSQTLIINSGLPGFTPREMSLIALLTRYHRKGTPTIAGYESILDDQDETLLLRLSAILRLAEFLERGRNATVDDITVLMDDAALRLMLIADEYPAVEMWEAERNALELMAVAFGRPVVLECTAVPDAWFRL; via the coding sequence GTGGCAACCCTGGCTGAATCAACCACGCAGCGCATCGCCATCATTGACCTGGGGTCCAATACGGCCCGCATGGTCGTGATGAGCGCCATCCCCGGCTTTGCTTACCACCTGGACGATGAAATCCGCGAGGTGGTGCGGCTGCGCGAAGGCATGACGGCGCAAGGGTTGAGCGATACGGCCGTTGCCCGCGCCCTTTTCACCCTCCGCCTCTTCAAACGCTTTTGTGACAGTTCCAGAGTAGACTTGATCATCCCCACGGCCACCAGCGCCGTGCGCGAAGCCGAGAATGGCCCCCGTTTTGTCGAGCAGGTGGAACGCGAAATTGGCCTGTCGCTGCGCATTTTAGACGGCCAGCAGGAGGCTTATTACGGCGTGTTGGGCGTGTTGAACGAAGTCCCGCTCAACAAAGGCTACGTCGTGGACATCGGCGGCGGCAGCGCCCAGGTCAGCGAAGTCCGCGAACGGCGCTTTAAACAGGGGCAATCTTTCCCGTTGGGCGCCCTCGCCCTGACCGAGCGCTTTGTCAGTGACCCGGAAGCGCCGATGAAACCGGCCGAATTAACGGCCGTGCGCGCCGAAATTCAAACCCACCTGGACACCTTGCCCTGGCTCAGTCCCCTCTCCGGTGAGCAAATGTTGGTCGGACTGGGCGGCACGCTGCGCAACTTGGCCAGCATGGCCGCCGCCCGGCAGCAGTACCCGCTCAACACCTTGCACGGCTTTCGCCTGCAACGCGCCGATCTGGACAAATCCATCGAACTCCTGGCGACGCTGCCACTGCGTAAGCGCCAAAAATTGGCCGGATTAAGCAGCGACCGCGCTGACATTATTTTGCCCGGCGCGCTGGTCATTCAGGCCATCATGGCCCAGGTGGGCGCGGAAACCGTTACCATCTCGGTGAATGGGCTGCGCGAAGGGCTGTTCTGTGAGCATTTCTGGCAGCATCTGGCTTATCCCGTGGTGGACAACGTGCGCCGTTATGGGGTGTTAAACATGGCCCGTACCTATCGTTACGACAAGCGCCATGCCAGCCACGTGCGTTTTCTGGCCGGCCGCCTGTTTAACCAATTAGCGCCCCTCTGTGGTTACGGCCCGGCGGAACGCGAACTGTTGGAGGCGGCGGCGCTGCTGCACGACATCGGCACGGTCATCAGTTACTACGACCATCACCAACATTCGCAGACGCTGATCATCAACAGCGGGCTGCCCGGCTTTACGCCGCGTGAAATGTCGCTGATTGCCCTGCTGACCCGTTACCATCGCAAGGGCACGCCGACCATCGCCGGCTACGAGAGCATTTTAGACGACCAGGATGAAACGCTGCTGCTGCGGCTGAGCGCCATTTTGCGGCTGGCCGAATTTTTGGAGCGCGGCCGTAACGCTACTGTGGACGACATCACCGTGCTCATGGACGACGCTGCGCTGCGCCTGATGCTTATCGCCGATGAGTACCCGGCGGTGGAGATGTGGGAAGCGGAGCGTAATGCGCTGGAGTTGATGGCGGTGGCCTTTGGTCGGCCGGTGGTGTTGGAATGCACGGCCGTCCCCGATGCCTGGTTCCGGCTGTAA
- a CDS encoding pyridoxamine 5'-phosphate oxidase family protein, with protein sequence MTLATVGENGVWATAVFYASDAFDLYFLSAGHTRHAQNFRYQSHIAAAIQEDYKDWPAIQGIQLEGDVVQLQGLEQETAAALYLAKYPFLAQDAPPIQTALTKVNWYRLRPMRLYFIDNSQGLGHRDDVPL encoded by the coding sequence ATGACGTTGGCGACGGTGGGGGAGAATGGGGTGTGGGCAACGGCCGTATTTTATGCCAGCGACGCCTTCGACCTCTATTTCCTCTCGGCCGGGCACACGCGCCACGCGCAAAATTTCCGCTATCAATCCCACATCGCGGCCGCCATTCAAGAAGATTATAAAGATTGGCCGGCTATCCAGGGCATTCAATTAGAAGGGGATGTGGTGCAGCTTCAGGGGCTGGAACAAGAAACGGCCGCAGCCCTTTATCTGGCTAAATATCCATTCCTGGCGCAAGACGCGCCGCCGATACAGACGGCTTTAACAAAAGTCAATTGGTATCGGCTGCGGCCGATGCGCCTGTACTTTATTGACAACAGCCAGGGTCTCGGCCACCGCGATGACGTACCGCTGTAG
- a CDS encoding UbiX family flavin prenyltransferase, with protein MKKLIVGISGASGVIYGIRLLSILRDLADVETHLVISRAGAITMGLETDYTPEQVINLADVVYREQDIAARISSGSFKTDGMVVIPCSMKTLAGIAHSFSDNLLLRAADVVLKDRRRLILVPRETPLHLGHLRLLTQVTEMGAIVAPPMPAFYHKPQTIDDIINQTVNRVLDLLDIELPQDLFTRWEGGQASRG; from the coding sequence ATGAAAAAGCTAATCGTCGGCATTTCGGGGGCCAGTGGGGTGATTTACGGCATTCGCCTGTTATCGATCTTGCGCGATCTGGCCGATGTGGAGACCCATCTGGTTATCAGCCGGGCAGGGGCCATTACCATGGGCCTGGAGACAGATTACACGCCGGAGCAGGTGATAAACTTGGCCGACGTGGTGTACCGCGAGCAAGATATCGCCGCGCGAATCTCATCTGGCTCGTTTAAGACCGATGGCATGGTTGTGATTCCCTGTTCGATGAAGACGCTGGCGGGGATCGCCCATTCCTTCAGCGACAATTTACTGCTGCGCGCGGCCGACGTGGTATTGAAGGATCGGCGGCGCTTGATTTTGGTTCCCCGGGAAACGCCGCTGCACCTGGGACATTTGCGGCTGTTGACCCAGGTGACAGAAATGGGAGCGATTGTGGCCCCGCCCATGCCCGCTTTTTACCACAAACCACAAACGATTGACGACATTATCAACCAGACGGTGAACCGGGTGCTGGACCTGTTGGATATTGAGCTGCCGCAGGATTTGTTCACGCGCTGGGAGGGCGGGCAGGCGAGCCGTGGCTGA
- a CDS encoding HD domain-containing protein, whose amino-acid sequence MKSIFIADLRPKTDLLNEPFLLQEMAERTTKDGRPFVLFTLRDKTGTLSGVFWDVPASILDWLRPGQPVLVSGRVNLYKESLQISATDLNPSFTEEMADLLPTSSRPAEEMVGELRQTIQRLAEPWQSLVSHLLLDETFLPQFAAAPAARNMHHAAIGGLLEHTLSMATIADYLAAHYPHVNRDLLLAGVLLHDMGKPLEYDANNSFAFTEDGRLVGHIVRAIIMIEKAAAALGSIPPDDLRQLVHLVAAHHGNLEWGRRLCQKRWKPPCCTRLIC is encoded by the coding sequence GTGAAGTCAATTTTTATTGCGGATTTACGTCCCAAAACCGATCTACTCAACGAACCATTTTTGTTGCAAGAAATGGCCGAACGCACCACCAAAGACGGCCGTCCCTTCGTCCTCTTCACCCTGCGCGACAAAACCGGAACCCTATCCGGCGTGTTTTGGGATGTGCCCGCTTCCATTCTGGACTGGCTGCGTCCCGGCCAGCCGGTGCTGGTCAGCGGCCGTGTTAACCTCTACAAAGAATCGCTGCAAATCAGCGCCACCGATCTCAACCCCAGCTTCACCGAAGAGATGGCCGACTTGTTGCCCACCAGCAGCCGCCCGGCAGAAGAGATGGTCGGCGAACTGCGCCAGACCATTCAACGCCTGGCCGAACCATGGCAAAGTCTGGTAAGCCATTTACTGCTGGATGAGACCTTTTTGCCACAGTTTGCTGCCGCCCCGGCCGCCCGCAACATGCACCACGCGGCTATCGGCGGGCTGCTGGAACACACCCTCAGCATGGCGACCATTGCCGACTACCTGGCTGCCCATTACCCGCACGTCAACCGGGACCTGCTGCTGGCGGGTGTGCTGCTGCACGACATGGGTAAACCGCTGGAGTATGACGCCAATAATTCGTTTGCTTTTACGGAAGACGGCCGTCTCGTTGGTCACATCGTCCGCGCCATCATCATGATCGAAAAGGCGGCGGCCGCGTTGGGCAGCATCCCACCTGACGATTTGCGCCAACTTGTCCATCTGGTTGCCGCCCATCACGGCAATTTGGAATGGGGTCGCCGGTTGTGCCAAAAACGCTGGAAGCCACCCTGCTGCACCAGATTGATTTGCTAG
- a CDS encoding NYN domain-containing protein, with protein MSNDVAIFLDLDNLVIGAKQANISFDVNLVLEKVREMTNGRIVLRRSYGDWRQNQKLLEQLTTAGFNTQSTVRINNFSKNLADMQIVVDTMDTLIDGHLYSTYVLMTGDRDFTPLVQSLRKRGKRVIGVGVKHTASRSFVALCDNYLFYEDLLPSPNLTEAQVEALLVQAMDQLLQSDQQRTRASVLKQRMVELSNGAFDRTHFGNGSFSKFLARYPHLIVIEREDTTTYIRRHKQEEETAVLHELYRSGLKKQRSRIIPASERLIILKDLVQLLDQQSELRWRQAIDILANGYQQQGKDISKNMINAVMLVARQGQIIRTLKGKSLATAPILLLVEGPKRFQEAVVRCDAAYLRIILELPEPFDIQEAAIALYDSPKYAAYLDIVMKKWMGE; from the coding sequence ATGAGCAACGATGTCGCCATCTTTTTAGACCTGGACAACTTGGTGATTGGCGCCAAGCAGGCCAACATTAGCTTCGACGTAAACCTGGTATTGGAAAAGGTCCGCGAGATGACCAACGGCCGTATCGTCCTACGGCGTTCTTATGGCGACTGGCGACAAAATCAAAAGCTCCTGGAACAACTGACCACCGCCGGTTTCAATACCCAATCCACCGTGCGTATCAACAATTTCAGCAAAAACCTGGCCGACATGCAGATTGTCGTGGACACGATGGACACGCTGATAGACGGCCACCTGTACAGCACCTACGTCCTGATGACCGGCGACCGCGATTTTACGCCGCTGGTTCAGTCGCTGCGCAAGCGGGGCAAACGGGTCATCGGCGTTGGCGTAAAACATACGGCCAGCCGCAGCTTCGTGGCCCTATGCGATAATTATCTGTTTTATGAAGATCTGCTGCCCTCGCCCAATTTGACAGAAGCTCAGGTGGAGGCCCTGCTTGTGCAGGCGATGGACCAACTGCTGCAAAGCGACCAACAACGCACCCGCGCCAGTGTGCTAAAGCAGCGCATGGTGGAATTGAGCAATGGAGCGTTCGACCGCACGCATTTTGGCAATGGCAGCTTTAGCAAGTTCCTGGCTCGTTACCCCCATTTGATTGTGATTGAGCGCGAAGACACAACTACTTACATCCGCCGCCACAAACAAGAAGAGGAAACGGCCGTTCTTCATGAACTCTATCGCAGCGGCCTAAAAAAACAACGCTCGCGCATCATCCCCGCCAGCGAACGACTGATCATCCTCAAAGACCTGGTGCAGCTTCTGGATCAGCAAAGTGAACTGCGCTGGCGGCAGGCCATAGACATCTTAGCCAACGGCTACCAGCAGCAAGGCAAAGACATCTCCAAAAATATGATCAATGCCGTGATGCTGGTGGCGCGCCAGGGACAAATCATCCGCACCCTCAAAGGTAAATCTTTGGCAACCGCCCCAATCTTGCTGCTGGTGGAAGGCCCCAAACGCTTTCAAGAAGCGGTGGTCCGCTGCGATGCCGCCTACCTGCGCATCATTCTGGAACTACCAGAACCGTTTGACATCCAGGAAGCCGCCATCGCGCTGTACGATTCGCCGAAGTATGCCGCGTATCTGGATATAGTGATGAAAAAATGGATGGGCGAGTAG
- a CDS encoding DNA adenine methylase, with protein MMDVTLPIPTLPFLKWAGGKQRLIAQYRPYFPPPGSIRHYYEPFIGSAAVYFHWQPRPAILADRNEQLIEVYKMVQRDVTAVIAALQPHHNDPGYYYAVRAQDPGQLTPAERAARLIFLNKTCYNGLYRENSRGEFNVPFGRYKRPKICDVDRLRAAAAALQPVTLVAADFAWVLDTAVSGDFIYFDPPYAPLTATSSFTSYHKHGFDAADQSRLAQTIEELTGRGCKVMLSNSSAPLIYDLYGRSPYRLIEIQARRAINSKGNGRGPVKELLILNYA; from the coding sequence ATGATGGACGTCACCCTCCCTATCCCCACCTTGCCTTTCCTCAAGTGGGCCGGTGGCAAACAGCGGCTTATTGCCCAATACCGGCCCTATTTCCCGCCGCCAGGCAGCATCCGCCATTATTACGAACCGTTTATTGGCAGCGCCGCCGTTTATTTTCATTGGCAGCCCCGTCCGGCCATCCTGGCCGACCGGAATGAGCAGTTAATTGAAGTGTATAAGATGGTGCAGCGGGACGTGACGGCCGTTATCGCCGCCCTCCAGCCCCACCACAACGACCCGGGCTATTATTATGCTGTCCGCGCCCAAGACCCCGGCCAACTCACGCCGGCCGAGCGCGCCGCCCGCCTGATTTTCCTCAACAAAACCTGTTACAATGGCCTTTACCGCGAAAACAGCCGGGGCGAGTTTAACGTGCCCTTTGGCCGCTACAAGCGCCCCAAGATTTGCGACGTGGATCGCTTGCGCGCCGCTGCGGCGGCTTTGCAGCCGGTGACGCTGGTGGCGGCTGATTTTGCCTGGGTACTGGATACGGCCGTGTCCGGCGATTTCATCTATTTCGACCCGCCCTACGCGCCGCTGACCGCCACCAGCAGCTTCACCAGCTACCACAAGCACGGGTTCGACGCCGCTGATCAGAGCCGCCTGGCGCAGACGATTGAGGAACTGACGGGGCGCGGCTGCAAAGTGATGTTAAGTAATTCCAGCGCGCCGCTGATTTATGATTTGTACGGCCGTTCCCCCTACCGCCTCATCGAAATTCAGGCCCGGCGGGCAATTAACAGCAAGGGCAACGGCCGTGGCCCTGTCAAAGAACTGCTCATCCTCAACTATGCCTGA
- a CDS encoding class I SAM-dependent methyltransferase, with amino-acid sequence MPVTPPVCDYEGSDYRERFWQGQGRDYEDQVERIALRRLLPPTGSTLIEIGAGFGRLADEYRGYETVVLFDYSRSLLRQAQAHLGGDPRFRYVAGNWYNMPFVNGLFAAMVQIRTLHHAADAPALFAQLARIAQPGGDYVLEFASKRNLKAIARYAARRQNWSPFAPEPVEFVALNFDFHPAWIRQRLQEAGFQPGRTLTVSHFRLEFLKKVVPTSWLVSLDAGAQRTGNWWQLSPSVFVHNRHPSWGETAVPGTFFACPACQTPLGQVVDGLLPCANPACQLVWRVEDGLYDFKEPV; translated from the coding sequence ATGCCTGTAACGCCGCCAGTTTGTGATTACGAAGGGTCTGACTACCGGGAGCGCTTTTGGCAAGGGCAAGGGCGCGATTATGAAGACCAGGTGGAGCGTATTGCCCTGCGCCGCCTGCTGCCGCCTACCGGCAGCACTCTGATCGAGATAGGCGCCGGCTTTGGCCGCCTGGCCGACGAGTATCGCGGCTACGAAACCGTCGTTCTGTTTGATTATTCGCGCTCGCTGCTGCGTCAGGCGCAGGCCCACCTGGGCGGTGATCCTCGCTTCCGTTACGTGGCCGGCAACTGGTACAACATGCCTTTTGTAAATGGCCTGTTTGCGGCCATGGTGCAAATTCGTACCCTGCACCACGCCGCCGATGCCCCGGCGCTGTTTGCCCAACTGGCGCGCATTGCCCAACCGGGCGGCGATTACGTGCTGGAATTTGCCAGTAAACGCAATTTAAAAGCCATCGCCCGGTATGCCGCCAGACGGCAGAATTGGTCGCCGTTTGCGCCGGAACCGGTGGAATTTGTGGCACTGAATTTTGATTTTCATCCGGCCTGGATTCGGCAACGGTTACAAGAAGCCGGGTTCCAACCAGGGCGGACATTGACCGTTTCCCATTTTCGCCTGGAATTTTTGAAGAAGGTTGTGCCTACATCCTGGTTGGTGTCGTTGGATGCCGGGGCGCAGCGAACGGGGAATTGGTGGCAGCTTTCGCCTAGTGTGTTTGTGCATAATCGCCATCCGTCGTGGGGCGAAACGGCCGTTCCCGGCACATTTTTCGCCTGTCCCGCCTGCCAGACGCCATTGGGACAGGTAGTGGACGGCCTTCTCCCCTGTGCCAATCCCGCCTGCCAACTCGTCTGGCGCGTTGAAGATGGATTATACGACTTCAAAGAGCCTGTCTAG